From Myxosarcina sp. GI1, one genomic window encodes:
- a CDS encoding DUF4279 domain-containing protein, whose translation MNDIISVGGEVEQIKVSLRFTGDDLDPDFISNLLDCQPTISYRKGDVLFGKSFSRVADLGLWSLSDVEKDTNTLEIKIRRLLNRVSADSAAWNWLSHFQGNIFCGVFIEDWNRGFSLSSELMQYLVERKLTIDFDIYCNAIFLEDDDE comes from the coding sequence ATGAACGATATTATTAGCGTCGGTGGAGAAGTCGAGCAGATAAAAGTGTCATTACGTTTCACTGGCGACGATCTAGACCCAGACTTTATCTCTAACTTGCTCGATTGTCAACCAACAATAAGTTACCGTAAAGGAGATGTTTTATTTGGTAAAAGTTTTTCTCGTGTCGCCGATTTAGGATTGTGGAGTCTTAGCGATGTAGAAAAAGATACAAACACTTTAGAAATAAAGATAAGACGCTTACTTAACCGCGTTTCTGCTGACTCTGCTGCTTGGAATTGGTTAAGTCATTTTCAGGGAAATATTTTTTGTGGTGTGTTTATTGAAGATTGGAATCGTGGCTTTTCACTATCTTCTGAATTGATGCAATATCTTGTTGAGCGAAAATTGACCATAGATTTTGACATCTACTGTAATGCTATTTTTTTAGAAGACGATGATGAATAG
- a CDS encoding type II toxin-antitoxin system HigB family toxin: MHLISAGKLKQAASKYPDVITTIKAFCKTIEQAQWQSLIDVQQIYRDAEAVGNFTVFNIKGNKYRLILDIDYEEQVAYFKYFLTHAEYDKGKWKNDSYY; the protein is encoded by the coding sequence ATGCACTTAATTTCGGCTGGAAAGCTCAAACAAGCTGCATCTAAATATCCAGATGTTATTACTACAATTAAGGCATTTTGTAAAACCATCGAGCAAGCACAGTGGCAGAGTCTAATTGATGTACAGCAAATTTATCGAGATGCAGAAGCAGTGGGAAACTTTACAGTGTTCAATATCAAAGGAAATAAATATCGCTTGATTCTCGATATAGATTACGAAGAACAGGTTGCTTATTTCAAGTATTTTTTAACTCACGCTGAATATGATAAAGGGAAGTGGAAGAATGATTCTTACTATTAA
- a CDS encoding type II toxin-antitoxin system HigA family antitoxin, which produces MILTINRENYLKLLDEVKLIPKIIETDAEYEQNLAVAEKLIAKKKHRSSEETALLRLLVKLIEDYEEANYNLKEWQNLPPHEILQHLLEVSQTKQSELVGIVSSSKGLISAIVNGKRAISKEQAKKLGEYFKISPSLFI; this is translated from the coding sequence ATGATTCTTACTATTAATCGAGAAAATTATCTCAAGCTTTTGGATGAGGTTAAGTTAATTCCTAAAATTATCGAAACAGATGCAGAATACGAACAAAATCTTGCGGTAGCGGAAAAATTGATTGCCAAAAAGAAGCATCGTTCCTCTGAAGAAACTGCCCTACTACGTTTGCTAGTAAAGTTAATCGAAGATTACGAAGAAGCTAACTACAATCTAAAAGAATGGCAAAATCTTCCACCACACGAAATTTTGCAGCATCTTCTAGAAGTTAGTCAAACCAAACAATCCGAGCTAGTGGGTATTGTAAGCTCCTCAAAAGGTTTGATTTCAGCAATTGTCAACGGTAAAAGAGCGATTAGTAAAGAGCAGGCTAAGAAGTTGGGAGAATATTTCAAGATTTCTCCAAGTTTGTTTATTTGA
- a CDS encoding NADAR family protein — translation MRLAEGLYWSTVEHYFQAMKFPDQQYSDYREQIRLARSPAIAKKLGQTRDYPLREDWEEVKEKVMLYALRKKFSHPKMQAKLLRTRERHLYENSPYDYYWGIGKDHEGQNRLGELLMLVRAELSASI, via the coding sequence ATGCGATTGGCAGAAGGTTTATATTGGTCTACTGTCGAACATTACTTCCAAGCGATGAAATTTCCTGACCAACAATATTCTGACTATCGCGAGCAAATACGTTTGGCTCGTTCGCCAGCAATAGCTAAAAAATTAGGTCAGACACGAGACTATCCCCTTAGAGAGGATTGGGAAGAGGTTAAAGAAAAAGTAATGCTGTACGCTCTACGGAAAAAATTTAGTCATCCAAAAATGCAGGCAAAACTACTTCGCACTAGAGAGCGACATCTCTACGAAAATTCCCCATACGATTACTACTGGGGAATTGGCAAAGACCACGAGGGACAAAACCGTCTCGGAGAGTTACTAATGTTGGTTCGTGCAGAACTATCAGCATCAATTTAA
- a CDS encoding calcium-binding protein yields the protein MVIGFSIISDFGGVGTGINPPSKVINEVDTLQFIGKQLTADNLILTQNDKDLELTFKGVANTKVILSDFNLEQLDNLPSGIGNILFDGQQTIADSFDVFDAEQIRSRVFNFNTATFLNDLDNILQGFNNSDDVIDGLKGNDVLLGRSGDDVLRGNSGDDLLLDGGSGSDRLDGGKGNDGLFGGIGADEFVLKKGAGTDTIFDFQVGIDSLILA from the coding sequence TTGGTAATCGGATTTAGTATCATTAGTGATTTTGGCGGCGTGGGTACTGGTATCAATCCACCATCTAAAGTTATTAATGAAGTAGATACCCTTCAGTTTATTGGTAAACAATTGACTGCGGATAATTTGATTCTTACTCAGAATGACAAGGATTTAGAACTTACTTTTAAAGGAGTAGCAAACACCAAAGTTATTTTGTCAGACTTTAACTTAGAACAGCTAGATAATCTACCATCAGGTATCGGTAACATTTTGTTCGACGGACAACAAACAATTGCCGATAGCTTTGATGTGTTTGATGCTGAGCAAATTCGCTCTCGCGTGTTTAATTTTAATACGGCTACTTTTTTAAATGATTTAGATAATATCCTTCAAGGGTTTAATAACTCCGATGATGTAATTGATGGTCTAAAAGGCAATGATGTTTTATTAGGACGTTCTGGAGATGACGTGCTGCGCGGTAATAGTGGCGATGACTTACTACTCGATGGTGGCAGTGGTAGCGATCGCTTAGACGGTGGTAAAGGCAATGATGGTTTATTTGGTGGTATTGGTGCTGATGAATTCGTGCTGAAAAAAGGTGCGGGAACCGATACAATTTTTGATTTTCAAGTTGGTATTGACTCGCTGATACTGGCATGA
- a CDS encoding SDR family NAD(P)-dependent oxidoreductase, with product GVVGQPLYSAYCATKGAVIALTRALAAEWADRGIQVNALCPEPIDTPMLRSEFELSPEPQAEAQAAIASIPAGRLGTPEEIARVALFLSSNNAQFVNGAAVLADGVRR from the coding sequence GGAGTTGTGGGGCAACCTTTATACAGTGCCTATTGCGCGACAAAAGGCGCTGTCATTGCTCTGACAAGAGCTTTAGCAGCAGAATGGGCAGATCGAGGAATTCAAGTCAACGCTCTTTGCCCAGAACCGATCGATACGCCAATGTTGCGCTCGGAGTTCGAGCTATCCCCAGAACCTCAAGCAGAAGCTCAAGCTGCGATTGCCTCTATTCCAGCAGGAAGACTAGGTACTCCCGAAGAAATTGCTAGGGTTGCTTTATTTTTATCCAGCAACAATGCTCAATTTGTTAACGGTGCGGCGGTTCTAGCCGACGGAGTAAGACGATAA
- a CDS encoding transposase, producing MVEDNAGWHRSKTAIIPSGIEIEFLPPYSPELQPAERLWQLIDEPLVNQYFETINEIENILLERCCLVSEMKDEVHKLTNYHWPHGVTKE from the coding sequence TTGGTAGAAGATAATGCGGGTTGGCATCGAAGTAAAACAGCCATAATTCCTTCAGGAATAGAAATTGAATTTTTACCTCCCTATTCTCCCGAATTACAACCTGCCGAAAGACTTTGGCAGTTGATAGATGAGCCATTGGTAAATCAATATTTTGAAACTATTAATGAGATTGAAAATATTTTATTAGAGCGTTGCTGTCTAGTCAGTGAAATGAAAGATGAAGTTCATAAGTTGACCAATTATCATTGGCCTCACGGGGTGACAAAGGAGTGA
- a CDS encoding IS4 family transposase, which yields MLPEFYHKCLSSNLTPRQYATLRILILVLQSYRTIQIEKLAALIAIPIKYESRRRHLQRFLMLPQLTTKCTWFPILKKWLKINHQKPKICYLAIDRTRWQERNLFVASLIKNKRAIPIDWMLLTKKGNSNISEQKRLLKSVLRLLKGYQVVVIGDREFGNINLADWLSKQGCQYVLRTKSNKYIRLEGRDYQQLKSLNMPSIKSFYLPQINFTKQPDWVKVNLAFYWSQTTRKKDKNEGWYLITNLSGLKPAIKAYEKRMGIEAMFKDCKSGGYNLEKCQGNDKRLLSLILLIAIAYTCAVNQGQAIAFKGVKDYVCRLKENFRKEKRHSNFWIGLYGGLWVTTFPLCCD from the coding sequence ATGTTGCCTGAATTTTATCACAAATGTCTTTCGTCGAACTTGACCCCCAGACAATATGCAACGTTGAGAATACTAATATTAGTATTGCAAAGTTACAGAACAATTCAAATAGAAAAACTAGCTGCTTTAATAGCGATTCCCATAAAATACGAAAGTCGCCGCCGTCATCTTCAAAGATTTTTAATGCTGCCTCAGTTAACTACTAAATGTACTTGGTTTCCTATTCTCAAGAAATGGTTAAAAATCAATCATCAAAAACCAAAGATTTGTTACCTGGCAATAGACAGAACCCGATGGCAGGAACGTAACCTATTTGTAGCCAGTTTAATCAAGAACAAGAGAGCTATTCCCATAGATTGGATGTTATTAACCAAAAAAGGAAACAGTAACATATCAGAACAAAAAAGATTGCTAAAATCAGTTTTGAGATTGCTAAAAGGATATCAAGTAGTGGTAATTGGAGATAGAGAGTTTGGCAATATTAATTTAGCAGACTGGTTATCAAAACAAGGTTGTCAATACGTTTTAAGAACTAAAAGTAATAAATACATTCGGCTAGAGGGTCGAGATTATCAACAGCTAAAATCTCTAAATATGCCTTCAATAAAAAGTTTTTATCTTCCACAAATAAACTTCACTAAACAACCTGATTGGGTTAAAGTTAATTTGGCTTTCTATTGGAGTCAAACCACTCGAAAGAAAGATAAAAATGAAGGATGGTATTTAATTACTAATCTATCTGGTTTAAAACCAGCAATTAAAGCATATGAAAAACGTATGGGAATCGAAGCCATGTTTAAAGATTGTAAATCTGGAGGCTACAATTTAGAAAAATGTCAAGGAAACGATAAACGATTGTTATCTTTAATTTTGCTAATAGCAATTGCCTATACTTGTGCAGTTAATCAAGGGCAAGCAATTGCTTTTAAAGGCGTTAAAGATTATGTATGTAGATTAAAAGAAAACTTCAGAAAGGAGAAAAGACATAGCAATTTCTGGATAGGTTTGTACGGAGGCTTGTGGGTGACAACTTTTCCATTGTGCTGCGATTAG
- a CDS encoding integrin alpha — protein MVNIFALDNINGSNGLIINGIASGDRLGYSVSNAGDVNGDGIEDIIVGAPEKLYDEALYNNYFGEGKSYVIFGRREIDEDKSVDLDKLNGSNGFVINGIEIGDGSGFSVSNAGDVNSDGFDDLIIGAPNLYTPDPEADRSYVLFGATEVGSNGSIELSSLDGSNGLVINGIDVGDDLGFSVSSAGDVNNDGIEDIIIGAPDTNSGEFELSGESYVVFGGSDGVIDLDALDGSNGFVINGITAYDYLGSSVSNAGDVNGDGIEDIIIGAPFAERYSTNDTGASYVVFGGAEVDDIGILQLEFLDNFNYDVDTSVLLGIKEGDRAGNSVSSAGDINLDGVDDLIIGAPLAAPNGNDAAGESYVVFGNSAPEIDLNGDAVGIDFTANFTDSPVALVDTENLTISDSSSSTLAGATVVITALFDGNKELLAADTSGTNITAKYGFNSGNGVLSLTGKDSIKNYQQVLRTVTYNNTAXNPSRGDRAIEFTVDEGVVFNDVSAIATTTLSLNTIFGENQNVFNLNNINGSNGFVINGIESGDRAGSSVNDIGDINNDGITDLIISAPGADPTPENYVIFGGSGIGSDGSIDPSTLDGSNGFVINGNNNGNAFSNAGDVNGDGIEDLIIGAPGANPAGKSYVILGGNGIGSDGSLEVSSLNSSNSLVINGIEAGDRAGSSVNDGGDINGDGFDDLIIGAPNAEGIVTFESYDYFNNGESYVVFGGEGVGSSGSLELSSLNGSNGFVLNGVDGGGASRYDEDRFGASVSNAGDINXDGFEDIIINAPGYAYYGAQGGNSETYVVFGGSEVGASGAIAANTLDGSNGFVVDDIEFARSVSDAGDINGDGFDDIIIGAGFRFYYGRGPVFVEGGYVVFGGSEVGDPGLIIPDALDGSNGFILESSERGDLLGYSVSGVGDVNGDGFEDLLVGAPKAGRYYRTVNGYTYSFSSAGPGASFIVFGDGNIGSDGTLAVDASDSTNSIILVGSNNGDDTGASVSDAGDINEDGIDDLIVGVPGDDPAGESYVVFGNAAPQLDLNGEATGTNFTTTFTNSPVFLVARQNSIISDSNSNTLSQATVVLTNLLDDNNEILAADTTGTEITANYNAATGTLSLTGEDSIANYRQVLKTITYNNTAETLDTRNRTIEFTVDDGAVFNNISTVATTTINFTNTFSGSGGQKRFTVNAGDGEVIILNPI, from the coding sequence ATGGTAAATATCTTCGCTCTTGATAATATCAATGGTAGCAACGGCTTGATAATTAACGGTATCGCTTCAGGCGATCGCCTGGGATATTCTGTCAGCAATGCTGGCGATGTTAACGGTGATGGTATTGAAGATATTATTGTCGGTGCGCCCGAAAAATTATACGATGAAGCTTTATATAACAATTACTTCGGGGAAGGCAAAAGTTATGTAATATTTGGGCGCAGAGAAATTGACGAAGATAAAAGCGTCGATTTAGACAAGCTTAATGGTAGTAATGGGTTTGTCATCAATGGTATTGAAATAGGCGATGGCTCTGGTTTCTCTGTCAGCAATGCAGGAGATGTTAATAGTGATGGTTTTGATGACTTAATTATTGGTGCGCCAAATTTATATACACCCGATCCCGAAGCAGATCGCAGCTATGTATTGTTTGGGGCAACAGAAGTTGGTAGCAACGGCAGTATCGAACTAAGTTCTCTAGATGGCAGCAATGGTCTAGTAATTAATGGTATCGATGTGGGAGATGACCTTGGATTCTCGGTCAGCAGTGCAGGAGATGTCAATAACGATGGTATTGAAGATATTATTATCGGTGCGCCAGATACTAACTCTGGTGAGTTTGAACTATCAGGGGAAAGTTACGTAGTATTTGGTGGCAGTGACGGCGTTATCGATCTAGATGCTCTCGATGGTAGTAATGGCTTTGTAATTAACGGAATTACTGCATATGATTATTTGGGTAGTTCTGTCAGCAATGCAGGTGATGTTAATGGTGATGGTATTGAAGATATTATTATTGGTGCGCCTTTTGCCGAACGCTATAGTACCAACGATACGGGCGCGAGTTATGTAGTGTTTGGGGGGGCAGAAGTCGATGACATTGGTATCTTACAGCTAGAATTTCTCGATAATTTTAATTATGATGTAGATACTTCAGTGCTTCTCGGAATCAAAGAGGGCGATCGCGCTGGTAATTCTGTTAGCAGCGCAGGGGATATCAACTTAGATGGTGTAGACGATCTAATTATTGGTGCGCCTCTTGCCGCTCCCAATGGCAATGATGCTGCGGGAGAAAGTTATGTAGTCTTTGGCAACTCCGCTCCAGAAATCGACCTCAATGGCGATGCAGTGGGTATCGATTTTACTGCCAATTTTACAGATAGTCCCGTTGCCCTTGTCGATACTGAGAATCTTACCATTAGCGACTCTAGCTCTAGTACTCTTGCTGGAGCAACCGTAGTTATTACCGCTCTTTTTGACGGCAATAAAGAGTTGCTTGCCGCCGATACTTCGGGCACCAACATTACTGCTAAGTACGGTTTTAATTCTGGTAATGGGGTTCTTTCTCTGACTGGCAAAGACAGTATCAAAAATTATCAGCAGGTTTTGAGAACTGTTACCTATAACAATACTGCCRAAAATCCTTCTAGGGGCGATCGCGCTATCGAATTTACCGTCGATGAAGGCGTGGTATTTAATGACGTTAGTGCTATTGCCACTACTACTCTCAGCTTGAATACGATTTTTGGCGAAAATCAAAATGTTTTCAATCTTAACAACATCAATGGTAGCAATGGCTTCGTAATTAACGGAATCGAATCAGGCGATCGCGCTGGTTCTTCTGTAAACGATATTGGAGATATCAATAATGACGGTATCACCGACTTAATTATCAGCGCACCAGGTGCCGACCCCACACCAGAAAACTACGTCATCTTTGGTGGTAGTGGTATCGGTAGCGATGGCAGTATCGATCCAAGTACGCTCGATGGTAGTAATGGCTTTGTAATTAACGGAAATAACAATGGCAATGCCTTTAGCAATGCAGGAGATGTCAACGGTGACGGTATTGAAGATCTAATTATAGGCGCACCAGGTGCCAACCCAGCAGGAAAAAGCTATGTAATCTTGGGCGGTAATGGAATTGGTAGCGATGGCAGTTTGGAGGTAAGTTCCCTTAATAGTAGCAATAGTTTGGTAATTAACGGAATTGAGGCTGGCGATCGCGCTGGTTCCTCCGTAAACGATGGGGGAGATATAAACGGCGATGGTTTTGATGACCTAATTATCGGCGCACCCAATGCAGAGGGAATAGTAACTTTTGAATCTTATGATTACTTTAATAATGGTGAAAGTTATGTAGTCTTTGGTGGCGAGGGTGTAGGTAGCAGTGGCAGTTTGGAACTRAGTTCTCTCAATGGTAGTAATGGTTTCGTACTTAATGGTGTTGATGGTGGAGGAGCGAGCCGTTACGATGAAGATCGCTTTGGTGCCTCAGTTAGCAACGCAGGAGATATTAATGRTGATGGCTTTGAAGACATAATTATTAATGCACCAGGTTACGCATACTACGGCGCTCAAGGTGGAAACAGTGAAACTTATGTAGTATTCGGCGGCAGTGAAGTTGGGGCAAGTGGCGCGATCGCAGCAAATACCCTTGATGGTAGTAACGGCTTTGTTGTAGACGACATAGAGTTTGCTCGTTCGGTAAGCGACGCAGGGGATATTAACGGCGATGGGTTTGACGACATAATTATCGGCGCAGGCTTTCGCTTTTATTACGGCAGAGGTCCTGTTTTTGTAGAAGGGGGATACGTAGTATTTGGCGGCAGCGAAGTCGGAGATCCTGGTCTTATAATACCCGACGCGTTGGATGGCAGCAACGGATTTATTTTAGAAAGTAGCGAAAGGGGGGATCTTCTGGGGTATTCGGTAAGTGGYGTGGGTGATGTCAATGGCGATGGCTTTGAAGACTTGCTGGTCGGTGCGCCTAAAGCTGGTCGTTACTACAGAACCGTAAATGGCTATACCTATTCATTTTCTAGTGCAGGTCCTGGTGCGAGCTTTATAGTTTTTGGCGACGGTAACATCGGCAGCGATGGCACGCTCGCAGTAGACGCTTCTGACAGTACCAACAGCATAATCTTGGTAGGTAGCAACAATGGTGATGACACTGGTGCTTCGGTCAGCGATGCGGGAGATATTAACGAAGATGGCATCGATGACTTAATTGTTGGCGTACCAGGTGACGACCCCGCAGGAGAAAGCTATGTTGTCTTTGGTAATGCCGCACCACAACTCGATCTCAACGGTGAAGCGACGGGTACCAATTTTACTACTACTTTTACCAATAGCCCTGTATTTCTGGTCGCTCGCCAAAACTCTATTATTTCTGACTCTAACTCAAATACTCTCTCTCAAGCTACTGTCGTTCTTACTAACCTCCTCGATGATAATAATGAAATTCTAGCTGCCGACACTACTGGTACTGAAATTACAGCTAATTATAATGCTGCAACTGGTACGCTCTCCCTAACTGGAGAAGACAGTATTGCTAACTATCGCCAAGTTCTCAAAACTATCACTTATAACAATACTGCTGAAACTTTAGATACGCGCAATCGTACTATAGAATTTACTGTCGATGATGGTGCAGTTTTTAACAATATCAGTACTGTTGCTACGACTACAATTAATTTCACCAATACTTTTTCTGGTTCTGGCGGACAAAAGAGATTTACAGTAAATGCTGGCGATGGCGAAGTAATCATACTAAATCCGATTTAA
- a CDS encoding IS630 family transposase, which produces MPKTAYLAKHFSSSELKKKYLKSKDSVEARRWHLLWKISLGWTIKNSALAVGCSYSYGQKILSRYNLYGEEGVKNCKNQTSNHARGKKRLLSQRQLEKLTRAIENKPPDGGIWTGTKVARWIETETGKEKVWNQRGWDYLKKCGYSWQSPRPTHKKADKLEQEIFKANLPLKVEKLEQENPGVQIDLWFFDEHRIGLKPILKKVWSKIGNRPEAVVQHRYEWLYVYGFVKPKTGETLWYLIPRVNTNWLNLVDRQFAIDAGVSNQKKLSW; this is translated from the coding sequence ATGCCAAAAACAGCTTATTTAGCCAAGCATTTTAGTTCGAGTGAGCTTAAAAAAAAATATCTTAAAAGTAAAGACTCCGTAGAAGCTAGAAGATGGCATCTGCTGTGGAAAATATCTTTGGGATGGACAATAAAAAATAGCGCGCTCGCTGTGGGATGTTCTTATTCTTATGGTCAAAAGATTCTTAGTCGATATAACCTTTATGGAGAAGAAGGGGTCAAGAATTGCAAAAATCAAACCAGYAATCATGCTAGAGGAAAAAAAAGGTTATTATCGCAACGACAGTTAGAAAAACTAACAAGAGCGATCGAGAATAAGCCGCCAGATGGAGGAATCTGGACAGGAACGAAAGTGGCTCGCTGGATTGAAACAGAAACGGGAAAAGAAAAAGTCTGGAATCAGCGAGGTTGGGACTATCTAAAAAAGTGCGGTTACTCCTGGCAGAGTCCAAGACCAACACATAAAAAAGCGGATAAATTGGAGCAGGAAATATTCAAAGCTAACCTCCCATTGAAAGTTGAAAAACTAGAACAAGAAAATCCAGGCGTACAAATAGATCTATGGTTTTTTGATGAGCATAGAATAGGATTAAAACCAATACTCAAAAAGGTTTGGTCAAAAATTGGTAATCGACCCGAAGCGGTCGTACAACATCGCTACGAATGGTTGTATGTTTATGGATTTGTGAAACCGAAAACTGGGGAAACCTTGTGGTACTTAATTCCAAGAGTTAATACAAATTGGCTTAATTTGGTCGATCGACAATTTGCGATTGATGCTGGAGTTAGTAATCAAAAAAAATTATCTTGGTAG
- a CDS encoding FG-GAP repeat protein has product MAKTVIDVDNINGNNGFVISAYNQLFDYDALGKSVSNAGDINGDGLDDFIIGAPSAGLATVVYNDNELYDVSDRRGAAYVIFGRETNFAADFKVNDLNGENGFTIEGLNAVDLLGSSVSGAGDVNGDGFDDFLISTPTKVHLIFGSDTGFTANFDLSSLDGSNGFTLQGEKPSTFWGYDLSSAGDINGDGFDDFIIGANGVGEISSTGTTNRRGAAYVVFGRKKGFAADFNLASLDGSNGFSLRGKRAEDLLGFAVSTAGDINGDGLDDLVVGAPGAGDDLPNSNTIDDKRGETYVIFGRKKEFAAEFDLDRLDGSNGFKIKGLNRGESLGIEVANAGDVNGDGFDDFMVGFGAGNSSISKVYVIFGGEDSFTSEFDLTSLDGTNGFSIGLKGDVKGSDLASAGDINGDGFSDIAIGAPEISQYGNGSSYFGVAYVLFGSERIFAPTIDVTALESDNGFTVRGVEFYGGLGSAVSNAGDINGDGLSDIILGVPSYAFRFNGDAGKAYVIYGSQTSIPTGTNKNDTIVGSSGDDRLSGLAGNDKLLGLDGNDTLIGGSGRDRLLGNNGKDVLYGGVGSDTLNGGNGSDRVWGNQARDLVYGGTGNDTLSGGTAKDTLVGGRGNDLLNGEAGNDRLIGVALNGGSLGSGEQDTLTGGNSSDIFVLGNRSGVFYDDSDNSTAGDKNFAYLTDFNPQQDKVQLAGTVDEYFLDFVPSSGDNLNAQLFYAPEAAVEGELIALIENVSANLNLNNKAFIFV; this is encoded by the coding sequence TTGGCGAAAACTGTCATAGATGTAGATAATATCAATGGCAATAATGGGTTTGTAATCTCCGCTTACAATCAACTTTTCGATTACGATGCCCTTGGTAAATCTGTTAGTAATGCGGGGGATATTAATGGCGACGGTCTGGATGATTTTATCATTGGCGCACCCAGTGCGGGACTGGCAACAGTAGTCTATAACGATAATGAGTTGTATGATGTTAGCGACCGTCGCGGCGCAGCTTATGTTATTTTCGGACGCGAAACTAACTTTGCTGCCGATTTTAAGGTGAACGATCTTAATGGTGAAAATGGTTTTACGATTGAAGGACTGAATGCAGTCGATCTCCTGGGGTCTTCTGTAAGCGGTGCGGGAGATGTTAACGGCGATGGTTTTGACGATTTTCTCATCAGCACACCTACTAAAGTTCATCTAATTTTTGGTAGCGATACGGGTTTTACTGCCAACTTCGATCTAAGTAGCCTCGACGGTAGTAACGGCTTTACTCTCCAGGGTGAAAAACCTAGCACTTTTTGGGGTTATGACCTTAGCAGCGCGGGGGATATCAACGGTGACGGATTTGACGACTTCATCATTGGTGCGAATGGAGTTGGAGAAATTTCATCAACTGGCACTACCAATAGGCGTGGTGCAGCTTATGTAGTCTTCGGTCGTAAAAAAGGGTTTGCTGCCGACTTTAATCTCGCTAGTCTCGATGGCAGCAATGGTTTTAGCCTTCGGGGTAAAAGAGCCGAAGATTTATTGGGCTTTGCCGTTAGTACCGCAGGGGATATTAACGGCGATGGTTTGGACGATCTGGTTGTCGGTGCGCCAGGGGCTGGCGACGATCTTCCTAACTCCAATACAATCGACGACAAACGCGGTGAAACCTACGTGATTTTTGGTCGTAAGAAAGAATTTGCTGCCGAGTTCGACCTAGATCGTCTTGATGGTAGCAATGGTTTTAAGATTAAAGGCTTGAATAGAGGTGAATCTTTAGGAATTGAAGTCGCTAATGCAGGAGATGTCAACGGTGATGGCTTTGATGACTTTATGGTTGGCTTCGGTGCTGGCAATAGCAGTATTAGTAAAGTTTATGTTATTTTTGGAGGCGAAGATAGCTTTACCAGCGAGTTCGATCTGACTAGTCTCGATGGTACTAATGGCTTTAGTATAGGTCTGAAGGGAGATGTAAAAGGAAGCGATCTTGCCAGTGCGGGAGACATTAATGGTGATGGCTTTAGCGACATAGCAATTGGTGCGCCTGAAATCTCTCAATACGGAAACGGTAGCAGTTATTTTGGTGTAGCTTACGTTCTTTTCGGCAGCGAGCGCATCTTTGCCCCAACGATTGATGTAACTGCCTTAGAGTCCGATAATGGTTTTACTGTTAGAGGTGTTGAGTTCTACGGGGGCTTGGGAAGTGCGGTTAGTAATGCTGGAGATATTAATGGTGATGGACTAAGCGATATTATTCTCGGCGTACCATCTTATGCGTTTCGTTTTAATGGAGATGCGGGCAAGGCTTACGTGATTTATGGCTCCCAAACATCAATACCTACTGGGACTAATAAAAACGATACGATTGTGGGTAGTTCGGGTGACGATCGCCTTTCTGGATTGGCTGGCAACGACAAGTTGCTAGGACTCGACGGTAACGATACTCTAATCGGTGGGTCGGGCAGAGATCGTCTGTTGGGTAATAACGGTAAAGATGTTCTCTATGGTGGTGTCGGTAGCGATACCCTCAACGGCGGTAATGGCAGCGATCGAGTTTGGGGCAATCAAGCTCGCGATCTGGTTTATGGTGGTACTGGTAATGATACTCTCTCTGGCGGTACTGCTAAAGATACTTTAGTCGGCGGTCGGGGTAACGATCTTCTCAATGGCGAAGCTGGTAACGACCGTCTTATTGGGGTAGCCCTTAATGGCGGTAGTTTGGGGTCTGGCGAACAAGATACTCTAACTGGCGGTAATAGTAGCGATATTTTTGTTTTAGGCAATAGATCTGGTGTCTTTTACGATGATAGCGATAATTCTACGGCAGGAGATAAAAATTTTGCCTATCTTACAGATTTCAATCCCCAACAAGATAAAGTGCAGCTAGCGGGTACGGTTGATGAATATTTTCTCGACTTCGTGCCGAGTAGTGGAGATAATCTCAATGCTCAATTATTTTACGCACCTGAAGCTGCTGTTGAAGGAGAACTTATCGCGCTCATAGAAAATGTCTCTGCCAATTTAAATCTTAACAATAAAGCATTTATCTTTGTCTGA